The Amycolatopsis solani genome has a window encoding:
- the rho gene encoding transcription termination factor Rho, which translates to MPFHGILDLSGKTPFVRHGFGRSPDDVAVPISLVRKHKLRAGDEITGTAEEIISVDGAGPDEPRPHFADLVPLHPDQRLLLETTPSRLLPRVIDLVTPLGKGQRALVVSPPKAGKTTVLQEIAHGIATNHPDCRLLVLLADERPEEVTELTRTVRGEVIASTFDRPPAEHVAVAELTIERAKRLVERGEDVVLLLDSLTRLGRAYNLSARPSGRTLSGGVDAAALQPMKRLLGSARNIEGGGSLTIVATALVETGSLADTVFFEELKSTGNAELKLDRKAAERRVFPAVDIPGSSTRREELLVTPGELAAMHEVRRALTGPHAIEQLLDQLRKTGSNAEFLLRVMGAATPKAA; encoded by the coding sequence ATGCCTTTTCACGGAATCCTCGACCTGTCCGGAAAAACCCCGTTCGTCCGGCACGGCTTCGGCCGTTCACCCGACGACGTCGCGGTCCCGATTTCGTTGGTGCGCAAGCACAAACTGCGCGCCGGCGACGAGATCACCGGTACCGCCGAAGAGATCATCAGCGTCGACGGCGCCGGCCCGGACGAGCCGCGCCCGCACTTCGCCGACCTCGTCCCGCTGCACCCGGATCAGCGGCTGCTGCTCGAAACCACGCCGTCACGGCTGCTGCCGCGCGTGATCGACCTCGTCACCCCGCTCGGCAAGGGGCAGCGCGCGCTCGTCGTTTCGCCGCCGAAAGCCGGGAAAACCACTGTGCTGCAAGAAATCGCGCACGGCATCGCGACCAACCACCCGGACTGCCGGCTGCTCGTCCTGCTCGCCGACGAACGCCCGGAGGAGGTCACCGAGCTGACCCGGACGGTGCGCGGCGAGGTGATCGCGTCCACTTTCGACCGTCCGCCCGCCGAACACGTCGCGGTGGCCGAACTCACCATCGAGCGCGCGAAACGCCTGGTGGAGCGCGGCGAAGACGTCGTGCTGCTGCTCGACTCCCTCACCCGCCTCGGCCGCGCGTACAACCTCTCGGCCCGCCCCTCCGGCCGCACGCTGTCCGGCGGCGTCGACGCGGCCGCGTTGCAGCCGATGAAGCGCCTCCTCGGCTCGGCCCGCAACATCGAAGGCGGCGGCTCCCTCACGATCGTCGCGACAGCCTTGGTGGAAACCGGTTCCCTGGCCGACACGGTCTTCTTCGAGGAGCTGAAGAGCACCGGCAACGCCGAACTCAAGCTCGACCGCAAGGCCGCCGAGCGCCGCGTCTTCCCGGCGGTCGACATCCCGGGCTCCAGCACCCGCCGCGAGGAACTCTTGGTCACCCCGGGCGAACTCGCCGCAATGCACGAAGTCCGGCGCGCATTGACGGGCCCGCACGCGATCGAGCAACTGCTGGACCAGCTCCGCAAGACGGGCTCCAACGCCGAGTTCCTGCTCCGCGTAATGGGCGCGGCAACGCCGAAAGCGGCCTGA
- a CDS encoding DUF3072 domain-containing protein: MTDQVEPNPEKDPSEWTTGDEPMTGPQKSYLQTLAQEAGEEVPEGLTKAEASERIDALQEATGRGN, from the coding sequence ATGACGGATCAGGTCGAGCCCAACCCGGAGAAGGACCCGAGCGAGTGGACGACGGGTGACGAGCCGATGACCGGGCCGCAGAAGTCGTACCTGCAGACGCTGGCGCAGGAGGCGGGGGAAGAGGTACCGGAGGGCCTGACGAAGGCGGAGGCTTCGGAGCGGATCGACGCGCTGCAGGAGGCCACGGGCCGCGGCAACTGA
- a CDS encoding ATP-binding protein → MVASTFEELAPAQPNEMADLRRQLTRWLGELPLDPESTHDITLATYEALANVAAHAYPDGHGWARLQATRTGDTVTVTVTDTGCGIAATRPRTAGLRTSGGRGLVLIDKVTDQADVETSDTGTTVRMTWRPVSLRDASQD, encoded by the coding sequence GTGGTCGCTTCGACCTTCGAGGAACTGGCGCCTGCGCAGCCGAACGAGATGGCCGACCTGCGCCGGCAGCTGACCCGCTGGCTGGGCGAGCTCCCGCTCGACCCGGAAAGCACGCACGACATCACGCTGGCCACGTACGAAGCGCTGGCGAACGTGGCGGCCCACGCCTACCCGGACGGCCACGGCTGGGCCCGCCTCCAGGCCACCCGCACCGGCGACACGGTGACGGTGACGGTCACCGACACGGGTTGCGGCATCGCGGCGACCCGCCCGCGCACAGCGGGCCTGCGCACCTCGGGCGGCCGCGGGCTGGTGCTGATCGACAAGGTGACGGACCAGGCGGACGTCGAGACGAGCGACACCGGAACCACGGTTCGGATGACGTGGCGCCCGGTTTCCCTGCGCGACGCGAGCCAGGACTAG